The following are from one region of the Amylibacter sp. IMCC11727 genome:
- a CDS encoding DUF599 domain-containing protein codes for MTDLLPEALTHFALLDALAVFALILAWLGSTAFIERKNTTNPSTHMLMEQYRERWMTQMVTRQPRIFDSSVLAIMRQGSTFFASSCMIAIGGCVALLGGADQLTMFASDLASTPVAPKAVWEVKILLLMALLANGFLKFVWSVRLFGYCAIVMASTPNDPTDDAAYPTAAKSAEIANHAARSFNRGKRSVYFTIAALTWLIGAIPLIIATLVTLTLIYRREFNSRTRLALAN; via the coding sequence ATGACCGATCTTTTACCCGAAGCGCTCACGCATTTTGCATTGTTGGACGCACTTGCTGTCTTTGCACTGATCCTCGCATGGCTTGGCAGCACCGCATTTATTGAACGCAAAAACACGACCAATCCATCCACACATATGCTGATGGAACAGTATCGCGAACGGTGGATGACCCAGATGGTCACACGCCAACCTCGCATCTTTGACAGCTCCGTCCTCGCCATCATGCGCCAAGGCTCCACGTTTTTCGCCTCCTCTTGCATGATCGCAATTGGTGGCTGTGTGGCGCTGCTTGGCGGCGCGGACCAGCTCACCATGTTTGCCAGCGATCTTGCCAGCACCCCTGTCGCGCCCAAAGCAGTGTGGGAAGTTAAAATCCTCTTACTCATGGCCTTGCTCGCCAATGGGTTTTTGAAATTTGTTTGGTCTGTGCGCCTGTTTGGCTATTGCGCCATTGTCATGGCCTCTACACCCAATGATCCAACGGATGACGCGGCCTATCCCACCGCCGCAAAATCCGCAGAAATCGCAAATCACGCCGCGCGGTCTTTCAATCGCGGCAAGCGCTCGGTCTATTTCACGATTGCGGCGCTGACATGGTTGATCGGGGCAATCCCACTGATTATCGCAACACTTGTGACGCTGACGTTGATCTATCGGCGCGAATTCAATTCCCGCACTCGGTTAGCATTGGCGAACTAA
- a CDS encoding FAD-linked oxidase C-terminal domain-containing protein, producing the protein MQMPAPNAQILSRKSEIVACLQAVLPMDAVIHEPHETRVYECDALTAYKCPPLAAVLPSNTAEVSAILKVCHDMGVPVVPRGSGTSLAGGALPTADCVILGVARLNDVIETNYADRFIRVQSGRTNLSVTGAVEEEDFFYAPDPSSQLACAIAGNIAMNSGGAHCLKYGVTTNNLLGVTMVMMDGTVVEIGGAHLDAGGLDLLGLICGSEGQLGVVTEATLRILRKPEGARPALVGFDSNEVAGACVSDIIKAGVLPVAIEFMDRKVLEVVEKHAQAGYPECEAVLIIEVEGSEAEIDMQLGLIRQIAAKHSPVEFCESTSEAESAAIWLGRKSAFGAMGQINDYMCLDGTIPVSELPFVLKRIGELSEEYGLGVGNVFHAGDGNMHPLILFDANKEGDLQKCEAMGAEILKLCVDVGGCLTGEHGVGVEKRDLMYSQFDTVDMEAQLRVKDVFDPAWLLNPSKVFPLGVTEARRLAAE; encoded by the coding sequence ATGCAAATGCCTGCCCCAAATGCGCAGATTCTATCGCGCAAATCCGAAATTGTTGCGTGCTTGCAGGCGGTTTTGCCCATGGATGCGGTCATTCACGAGCCCCATGAAACGCGGGTGTACGAATGTGATGCGTTAACGGCGTATAAATGCCCCCCATTGGCGGCGGTGTTGCCAAGCAACACGGCAGAGGTGTCAGCGATTTTGAAGGTCTGTCATGACATGGGCGTACCCGTTGTGCCGCGCGGATCGGGCACATCGCTGGCGGGTGGGGCGTTGCCAACGGCGGATTGTGTGATCCTGGGCGTGGCGCGGTTGAATGATGTGATCGAGACGAATTACGCGGATCGGTTTATTCGCGTGCAATCTGGGCGCACGAACCTGAGCGTGACAGGAGCGGTCGAAGAAGAAGATTTCTTTTATGCCCCTGATCCTTCATCCCAATTGGCCTGTGCCATTGCGGGAAACATCGCAATGAATTCAGGCGGGGCGCACTGTTTGAAATATGGCGTGACAACGAACAACCTCCTTGGTGTGACCATGGTCATGATGGATGGCACGGTGGTTGAAATTGGTGGCGCGCATCTGGATGCGGGTGGATTGGATTTGCTGGGTCTGATTTGTGGGTCCGAAGGGCAGTTGGGCGTCGTGACCGAAGCCACGCTGCGCATTTTGCGCAAACCCGAAGGCGCGCGGCCCGCGCTGGTTGGGTTTGACAGCAATGAGGTGGCGGGAGCCTGTGTGTCCGACATTATCAAGGCAGGTGTGTTGCCCGTGGCCATCGAGTTCATGGATCGCAAGGTTCTGGAAGTGGTCGAAAAGCACGCGCAGGCGGGATATCCCGAATGTGAGGCGGTGCTGATCATTGAAGTGGAAGGATCAGAGGCCGAGATTGATATGCAGTTGGGTCTGATCCGTCAGATTGCGGCCAAGCACTCTCCTGTAGAGTTTTGCGAAAGCACGTCCGAGGCAGAGAGTGCTGCCATTTGGTTGGGGCGCAAATCGGCGTTTGGGGCCATGGGGCAGATCAACGACTATATGTGTTTGGATGGCACGATCCCTGTGTCCGAATTGCCGTTTGTGTTGAAACGGATTGGAGAGTTGTCCGAAGAATACGGGCTGGGCGTGGGGAATGTGTTCCATGCCGGGGATGGCAATATGCACCCGTTGATCCTGTTTGATGCCAACAAAGAGGGCGATTTGCAGAAATGCGAGGCAATGGGCGCGGAGATTCTGAAGCTGTGTGTGGATGTGGGTGGCTGTTTAACGGGCGAACACGGCGTTGGGGTGGAAAAGCGCGACCTGATGTATTCACAGTTCGACACGGTGGATATGGAGGCGCAGTTGCGGGTGAAGGATGTGTTTGATCCTGCGTGGCTGTTGAACCCGTCAAAGGTGTTTCCTTTGGGTGTAACGGAAGCACGGCGCCTTGCGGCGGAGTAA
- a CDS encoding FAD-binding protein, with product MTAESEAALSELVRKAEGPLRIMGGGTRPVGRCAGEVLSTAGLSGISLYDPGALTIVAGAGTPLQQIEDALKAENQRLPFEPMRANAVLGTDGESTIGGVVAANVSGPRRIQAGACRDSLIGVRFVDGRGDIIKNGGRVMKNVTGYDLVKLMCGSHGTLGVLSEVAFKVLPGIEATVTVELRGLDDVRAVEAMSEALGSPFEVSGAAHDPDAGVTMLRLEGFEDSVAYRAAELSKVLARFGDVSLNRAADWAAVRDAVKFAGGKGDVWRISVKPSDGPRVAAALDGATLLYDWGGGLVWAEVAEATDVRGALSGIAGHATLMRGAGVGPVFEPEIGALAAISQGLRSQFDPRGILNERLMG from the coding sequence ATGACAGCTGAGAGCGAAGCAGCGTTGAGTGAACTGGTGCGCAAGGCAGAAGGACCGTTGCGCATCATGGGGGGCGGTACACGGCCTGTGGGGCGATGTGCGGGCGAGGTTTTGTCGACGGCTGGGCTGTCGGGGATATCGCTGTATGACCCTGGAGCATTGACGATTGTGGCGGGGGCAGGGACGCCGTTGCAGCAGATTGAAGACGCGCTGAAGGCAGAAAACCAGCGGTTGCCGTTTGAACCGATGCGGGCGAATGCCGTGTTGGGAACGGACGGTGAAAGCACCATTGGTGGTGTGGTCGCGGCGAATGTATCAGGGCCACGGCGCATTCAGGCAGGGGCCTGTCGGGACAGTTTGATCGGCGTGCGGTTTGTGGATGGACGCGGCGATATCATCAAGAACGGGGGGCGCGTGATGAAAAACGTCACGGGCTATGATCTGGTGAAGCTGATGTGCGGGAGCCATGGTACGCTCGGGGTTTTGAGTGAGGTGGCGTTTAAAGTGCTGCCTGGCATTGAGGCAACCGTGACAGTTGAGCTGCGAGGGTTGGATGATGTACGGGCGGTTGAAGCCATGTCAGAGGCGCTCGGTTCACCTTTTGAGGTTTCAGGGGCGGCCCATGATCCAGATGCGGGCGTGACGATGCTGCGTTTGGAAGGGTTTGAAGACTCCGTGGCGTATCGCGCGGCGGAGTTGTCGAAGGTTTTGGCGCGGTTTGGGGATGTGTCATTAAACAGGGCGGCGGATTGGGCGGCTGTACGGGATGCGGTTAAGTTTGCGGGTGGCAAAGGGGATGTGTGGCGGATATCGGTAAAACCATCCGATGGGCCCCGTGTGGCGGCGGCGCTCGATGGTGCAACACTGCTGTATGATTGGGGCGGGGGCTTGGTTTGGGCCGAGGTTGCCGAGGCCACAGACGTGCGCGGGGCGCTGTCTGGGATTGCAGGACATGCCACGTTAATGCGCGGAGCTGGCGTGGGCCCAGTGTTTGAGCCAGAAATCGGGGCATTGGCAGCAATAAGCCAAGGGTTGCGGTCGCAGTTTGATCCACGTGGAATTTTAAATGAGAGGTTGATGGGATAA
- the glcF gene encoding glycolate oxidase subunit GlcF, protein MRTEFSPEQLNDPAIKRSNDILRSCVHCGFCTATCPTYQVLGDELDSPRGRIYMIKDMLETGRPADEKTVKHVDRCLSCLACMTTCPSGVHYMHLVDHAREYIEQTYKRPVMERVLRGVLAKILPYPKRFRVALLGAKIGRPFARFMPDPRLKAMLEMAPKTIPAVSRNDDARVFPAIGERKLRVALMTGCAQRALNTDINDATIRLLRRLGCDVVIADGQGCCGALTHHMGKTAESHGAAGKNIAAWCRELDGEGLDAVVINTSGCGTTVKDYGHMFRNGPLAEDAARVAAIAMDVSEVLMKLDMPKGADQRLRVAYHAACSLQHGQQIKTFPKTLLKRAGFEVVEPADSHLCCGSAGTYNLMQPEISGQLKARKVQTLEAKQPDVISAGNIGCMMQIGSGTDVPIVHTVELLDWATGGPKPAAMERR, encoded by the coding sequence ATGAGAACAGAGTTTTCGCCAGAGCAACTGAATGATCCTGCGATCAAGCGGTCAAATGACATTCTGCGATCCTGCGTGCATTGCGGATTTTGCACGGCGACCTGCCCGACCTATCAGGTGCTGGGCGATGAGTTGGATAGCCCGCGCGGGCGGATTTACATGATTAAGGACATGCTGGAAACGGGGCGTCCTGCGGATGAAAAAACCGTTAAACATGTGGATCGGTGTTTGTCGTGTCTGGCCTGTATGACCACCTGTCCGTCAGGAGTGCATTATATGCATTTGGTGGATCATGCGCGCGAGTATATCGAACAGACCTATAAACGGCCTGTGATGGAGCGGGTGTTGCGGGGAGTGCTGGCGAAGATCCTGCCCTATCCGAAACGGTTCCGTGTGGCATTGCTGGGCGCAAAGATCGGGCGGCCGTTTGCGCGGTTTATGCCTGATCCGCGTCTTAAAGCGATGCTGGAGATGGCACCAAAGACCATTCCTGCAGTTAGTCGCAATGATGATGCGCGGGTTTTTCCTGCCATTGGCGAACGCAAGTTGCGTGTGGCGCTGATGACGGGCTGTGCGCAGCGGGCGCTGAACACGGATATCAATGATGCCACCATTCGGCTGTTGCGCCGTCTGGGCTGTGATGTGGTGATTGCGGACGGGCAGGGGTGCTGTGGGGCGCTGACCCATCACATGGGCAAAACCGCCGAGAGCCATGGGGCGGCGGGTAAAAACATTGCCGCGTGGTGTCGGGAGTTGGATGGCGAAGGACTGGATGCGGTGGTGATCAATACGTCTGGCTGTGGAACCACGGTGAAGGATTATGGCCATATGTTCCGCAATGGGCCATTGGCCGAAGATGCGGCACGGGTGGCCGCGATTGCGATGGATGTGTCTGAGGTGTTGATGAAGCTGGATATGCCTAAAGGAGCGGATCAACGGCTGCGGGTGGCCTATCATGCGGCGTGTAGCTTGCAGCATGGGCAACAGATTAAGACGTTTCCAAAGACCCTGCTGAAACGGGCAGGGTTTGAGGTGGTGGAGCCTGCGGATAGCCATTTGTGCTGTGGCTCGGCAGGGACGTACAACCTGATGCAGCCCGAGATTTCGGGGCAGTTGAAAGCGCGCAAAGTTCAAACGCTAGAGGCCAAGCAGCCCGATGTAATTTCGGCTGGTAATATCGGGTGTATGATGCAGATTGGCAGCGGGACAGATGTGCCGATTGTGCATACCGTCGAATTGCTGGATTGGGCAACGGGCGGACCAAAACCCGCTGCGATGGAAAGACGCTAA